GAAACACCTCAGAAAATGTATACCATCTCTAAGCATCTATCTAATCTTTTAGAAATGTCGCTCGCCTTGCATTCTACCCCATGTCAAAGTCGTTCTTTAAAACACTTAATAGTTAAGATAGATAAACCTTTGCAAATCAATCAACTCATTTTCTTCGGCCTTGTAAACACTTCGACCAAAGTTAAGACGTTTATTAAATGAAAGAATGCACCATCTTAGCAGTCGACCCAGGTACGCTTATAACCGGATTTGGCATTGTTCAATTTCTCAATAATCAACTATTCCCTCTTGACTATGGCTGTGTACGGCCTCCTGCAAAATTTAAAATTTCTGAGCGTTACCTGATTATTTTCGATGCGTTAAATGCACTTATTGATAAATTCAAACCTAATGTCGTCGTTGTCGAAACTCAGTATGTGAAAGAAAATGTGCAGAGCGCACTGAAATTAGGCATGGCTAAAGGAACGGTTATTCTGGCTGCAAGAAAAAATGGACTTTGTATATTTGGCTATAGCCCAAGTAAAGCAAAGCTAGCTGTTACAGGAACAGGAAAAGCATCGAAACACCAAGTTCAAGAAATGGTTAAAAAGCTGTTAAATTTAAAAAACACACTTCCCGAGGACGCTGCCGATGCTCTTGCCTTAGCTATTTGCCACTTTCATTATTTACAAACGTCTCGAACAAGCGAATACGAAATTTAGGGAAACGAATGTACAGTTTTTTTCGTGGAATTCTTATAGAAGCCTCACCATCTTTTGCAGTCCTTGATGTTCATGGGGTAGGATATAAATTGCTTATTCCTACAAGCTTATTTCCCAAATTGCCTCCGCTTAGTGCAGAGTGTCTTCTTCATGTCTCCTATATAGTGCGCGAGCTTTCCGCTACACTTTATGGGTTTTTAGAACCTGAGGAGAGAAATATCTTTGAGATTCTTCAAAATGTTACGGGCGTTGGCCCAAAGATGGCTTTAAATTTAATCGGCCATCTTGACCCATCCCACTTACATCGTGCGATTCATCAGAACAATTTAGAGGTTCTTTGCAAAGTTCCAGGGGTGGGGAAAAAAACAGCCGAGCGTTTAATTGTAGAATTACGGGACAAATTAAGTTATATCCCTAACGAATTAAAATTAACTATCGAACCCAACCAAGCATCAGTACAAAACGATGCTATTAATGCATTAGTCAATTTAGGCTATCACTTGTCGATCGCTCAAAAAGCGATTAAGAAATCGCTCACAGAGTTACCAGATAACTGCGATCTTTCACTTCTCATCACCCACTCATTGAAAAATGTGTAGATCTTTAAGAAACAACCTTGCAAATAGGGCAGGATTCGATACTATGTTGTCTTGCTCTACAGTATTCTCTACCGAAAAAAATCATTTGTAAGTGCAGTCTATTCCAGTCTTTCTTATTGAAGAGTTCTTTAAGATCGATCTCAGTTTGTTTTACATTTTTCCCACTACTAAGCCCCCACCTTTTAGCTAAGCGATGGATATGTGTATCTACAGGAAATGCCGCTTTTTTAAAAGCTTGGGACATGACAACGGAAGCGGTTTTATGTCCCACACCAGGCAAGCTTTCCAATGCTTCATAGGTATTGGGTACTTTACCGCCATACTTTTCAATAAGAATCTGCGATAATCGAAAAATGGCTTTTGCCTTTTGTTGAGACAAACCGCACGTTCTAATCATGCCTTGAATGTCCTCAACAGACAAGCCGACCATTTTTTCAGGGGAATCTGCTTTGGCAAAGAGAGAGGGCGTTACTAAATTAACGCGAACATCCGTACATTGCGCTGAAAGCAGTACAGCAATTAAAAGAGTGTAGGGACTGGTGTGATTAAGCGGAATTCCTGGCTCAGGGTAGAGTTCATTAAGGACTTCATTAATCAAGCGCGCCTTATTCCGCTTATCCATTTATTTTCCAATACAAAAACGTGAAAAAATCTCTGATAAGATGTCTTCACCGATATTAGAACCAATAATTTTACCAAGCTCTCCTAGCGCATTTCTAATGTCTAAAGTAAGAAATTCAGGCGATACATCGGTTTGCAAGCCCTGAATTACCAATTCAAGGCTTCCAATGGCTTGCTTTAAAGCTTCTTTGTGGCGTGCATTCGTTAAGACAACTTCCTCCCTACTAGGTGGGCCTTTTTGCCAGATAATAGAATCAATTGTTGCCTTTAAATCTTCTAAACCCAATTTATCTCTGGCAGAAATTTTAACAGTATAGGGAAAATCAAGCTCTGTAGCAGGTGGCATCACGTCAATTTTATTCCAAATAGCGATTGTTTTCTCCCTTGGCAGCTCTTTAAGGAGCTGATTTTCCTCTTGACCAATGCCCCTACTCGCGTCCAAAACAAATAAAATAAGCTCAGCATTGAGCATAGCTTGCTTGGAGCGTCGAATCCCCTCCTGTTCGATAAACTCTTCGGTTTCTCTAATTCCGGCCGTATCTAGCAGCCGGAAATTTAGGCCATTTAAGTAAAGATGGTCTTCCAAGACATCCCGCGTCGTTCCTGGAACATGGGAAACAATGGCTCGTTCTTTTTCTAAAAGAGCGTTCATTAAAGAGGACTTTCCCACATTTGGGCTTCCCACCAGGCAAAGTGAAATACCTTCGCGTATTATTTTTCCATCATGGAAAGTTTTTAAAAGCTTTTTCATTTCTGAAGCTGTTGTTTTCAGCTGCATGGACAACTCATCCATCGTGGAAAACTCTAACCCTTCTTCGGGGAAGTCTACCCAAGCTTCTAAAATTGCAGCCAAGGTGGTGAGCTTTTTTTGGAAATGATGAATTTTATCGGATAGAGCGCCTTTTAACTGATTTTCAGCGGCATCTAGAGCCCTCTCATTTTTTGCCGCAATTAACTCTTGGACAGCTTCAGCCTGAGCTAAGTCAATTCTACCATTAATGTAGGCTTTAAAGGTAAATTCTCCTGGAAGAGCGTGGCGTGCGCCGGCTAAAAGGACCGTCTCTAAGACACGTCGTGTGATTAAGCTCCCGCCATGGCAAAAAATTTCGACGGTATCTTCTCCTGTATAAGAGCGCCTGCCCAAAAAGGGCATGAGAAGAACGTCATCGATCACTTCCCCCAAATGATTGAGAACTTTGCCATAGTGCGCAGTGTGTGTCTTGTATCGGTGAACTGGCCCTGAAAAAACTTTGGCAGCCACTTGCAGCGCCATTTTTCCTGAGATACGGATAATGGCCACCCCTCCTTCGCCGGGAGGCGTTGCAATCGCTGCGATTGTTTCTTCTGGCTGATAAGGTTGATGAATAAATTCCATGGTGGGACCATTATAATTATTACTATTTTTTATTTTCTATAGGGAAATAGAATTACACTTGAATGCTTCCTCAGATAATCCTATAATTTTTGCCTATGAACATCAAAAAATTGTGGACCATTACCCTTTTTTGCCTACTTTTTTTAGGCTTCGGATGGGCATTTAGAGATAAGTATGTTTCTTCTGGACAAATTCACGAATGCGATAATGTCTTTTCTTCCCCTGTTTACAATTCTTTTAAAAATCAGATGCTCGCTTTTATCGTTAATGATAAATGTCAGTACCCTTTATTTTATGAGAAAAATTCCTCTTCTTTATTGCTAAACGCGCTATTTAACTCCGCTTTAAAACCACGTGAGTATCATGAAAACTGGGTTGAAGCCTTACGAAGAGAGCTTCGATTTATTTCGCCTACAACTCCTTCTGAGACAGTTCAGTTCTACAGAAGATTTTGTCAATGGTTAATGACCTGCCCTGAACTTACTCCAAGTATCCAGGAATTTTTATATCAAAAGTACATTTTCCCTACCTCCCAATACGACACCCTTGAGCTTATCTCCCATTACCACCAAAAAATTTCGAGTGATTCTTCTCTTTTTAATCCCTATAAACACCCCCGGCTAGATGATGGATTTCTTTTTGGCAATCTTTATGCAAACCTGTTTAAGCTGGGAAATAGCCAAAAGACCCAGGTCATCCGCATTCCTAATTGTGCAAAAGATGTTTCTTTGTTGAGCTCTTTCCTTATCCCCCCCGAGCAAGGCGTTCATGAAGAGTTTTCCAACTACATCACTCATTTAGGTGACCAAAAACATCTCTATGTAAATTTAATGAAGAGGCGGGGCAAGGAACTTAAGAAAAGTCGTCTTCTTGAAAATTTTGAAGCCTCTCAAAAAGCTCTTCTTCTGGTGACTCTCGATAAAGATTCTTCTTTCTATTGGCAATCCTTCGATGACTCTAAAAGTAGCGAAGCTCAAGTGTTTAAAGAAACATTTATCCACCACATGTTTAAAGAAAAAGGTGATTTTTATTGGTCTAAAAAATTGAATCGAGAGGAATGGCAAAAAGAGTGCCGAGAGCTAGTCAACAACATTCATGCTCAATTTTTTGCTAATCGCCCCTTTCTTCAAAATCAGGAACGCAAAGATTTCATTGAGTTAAGCTATTTAGCAATCATTGAAGCTCTGGTTTTTAAATTTCAACCATCCTGTTTAAATCTATCCTGTAAACAAAGCATGGATAGGGGCCCTTCCTTGACTACTTTACTCTATGTAGAACATTGTTTGAAGCGAGGGGACTCTCTTGAAGAATGCCATGGAGAAATCTTAACAATGCTTTTCGCTCCACCCATATTAATCCATAACCGTCATAGCCATGATTCTCGCATCGACCGCTTTTTATCAGCTCTTAGAACACTCCAGAACCACTATAAAAAAAGGGCATTTACATTACCGATTGATTCTTCGTTGCCACATAAAATCTAGAAAAAGCTCTTTTGAAGATATTCAAAAATTCTTTGCCTATTTATTATCATTCTAGGAGGTGCCCTATGCTCAAAATTTTTAAAGGCCTTAGCCTAATTACCATTATTTGCTGTTCGTTAGGCGATTTGTCTGCTCAA
This genomic stretch from Chlamydiales bacterium STE3 harbors:
- a CDS encoding hypothetical protein (Product derived from UniProtKB/Trembl:Q6MAI3), which gives rise to MNIKKLWTITLFCLLFLGFGWAFRDKYVSSGQIHECDNVFSSPVYNSFKNQMLAFIVNDKCQYPLFYEKNSSSLLLNALFNSALKPREYHENWVEALRRELRFISPTTPSETVQFYRRFCQWLMTCPELTPSIQEFLYQKYIFPTSQYDTLELISHYHQKISSDSSLFNPYKHPRLDDGFLFGNLYANLFKLGNSQKTQVIRIPNCAKDVSLLSSFLIPPEQGVHEEFSNYITHLGDQKHLYVNLMKRRGKELKKSRLLENFEASQKALLLVTLDKDSSFYWQSFDDSKSSEAQVFKETFIHHMFKEKGDFYWSKKLNREEWQKECRELVNNIHAQFFANRPFLQNQERKDFIELSYLAIIEALVFKFQPSCLNLSCKQSMDRGPSLTTLLYVEHCLKRGDSLEECHGEILTMLFAPPILIHNRHSHDSRIDRFLSALRTLQNHYKKRAFTLPIDSSLPHKI
- a CDS encoding Endonuclease III (Product derived from UniProtKB/Swiss-Prot:P39788;Gene name derived from UniProtKB/Swiss-Prot:P39788;EC number derived from UniProtKB/Swiss-Prot:P39788); its protein translation is MDKRNKARLINEVLNELYPEPGIPLNHTSPYTLLIAVLLSAQCTDVRVNLVTPSLFAKADSPEKMVGLSVEDIQGMIRTCGLSQQKAKAIFRLSQILIEKYGGKVPNTYEALESLPGVGHKTASVVMSQAFKKAAFPVDTHIHRLAKRWGLSSGKNVKQTEIDLKELFNKKDWNRLHLQMIFFGREYCRARQHSIESCPICKVVS
- a CDS encoding Crossover junction endodeoxyribonuclease RuvC (Product derived from UniProtKB/Swiss-Prot:Q6MFA6;Gene name derived from UniProtKB/Swiss-Prot:Q6MFA6;EC number derived from UniProtKB/Swiss-Prot:Q6MFA6), producing the protein MKECTILAVDPGTLITGFGIVQFLNNQLFPLDYGCVRPPAKFKISERYLIIFDALNALIDKFKPNVVVVETQYVKENVQSALKLGMAKGTVILAARKNGLCIFGYSPSKAKLAVTGTGKASKHQVQEMVKKLLNLKNTLPEDAADALALAICHFHYLQTSRTSEYEI
- a CDS encoding Holliday junction ATP-dependent DNA helicase RuvA (Product derived from UniProtKB/Swiss-Prot:Q6MFA5;Gene name derived from UniProtKB/Swiss-Prot:Q6MFA5;EC number derived from UniProtKB/Swiss-Prot:Q6MFA5), whose translation is MPLSLFTNVSNKRIRNLGKRMYSFFRGILIEASPSFAVLDVHGVGYKLLIPTSLFPKLPPLSAECLLHVSYIVRELSATLYGFLEPEERNIFEILQNVTGVGPKMALNLIGHLDPSHLHRAIHQNNLEVLCKVPGVGKKTAERLIVELRDKLSYIPNELKLTIEPNQASVQNDAINALVNLGYHLSIAQKAIKKSLTELPDNCDLSLLITHSLKNV
- a CDS encoding tRNA modification GTPase MnmE (Product derived from UniProtKB/Swiss-Prot:Q6MFA3;Gene name derived from UniProtKB/Swiss-Prot:Q6MFA3;EC number derived from UniProtKB/Swiss-Prot:Q6MFA3) produces the protein MEFIHQPYQPEETIAAIATPPGEGGVAIIRISGKMALQVAAKVFSGPVHRYKTHTAHYGKVLNHLGEVIDDVLLMPFLGRRSYTGEDTVEIFCHGGSLITRRVLETVLLAGARHALPGEFTFKAYINGRIDLAQAEAVQELIAAKNERALDAAENQLKGALSDKIHHFQKKLTTLAAILEAWVDFPEEGLEFSTMDELSMQLKTTASEMKKLLKTFHDGKIIREGISLCLVGSPNVGKSSLMNALLEKERAIVSHVPGTTRDVLEDHLYLNGLNFRLLDTAGIRETEEFIEQEGIRRSKQAMLNAELILFVLDASRGIGQEENQLLKELPREKTIAIWNKIDVMPPATELDFPYTVKISARDKLGLEDLKATIDSIIWQKGPPSREEVVLTNARHKEALKQAIGSLELVIQGLQTDVSPEFLTLDIRNALGELGKIIGSNIGEDILSEIFSRFCIGK